Part of the Gigantopelta aegis isolate Gae_Host chromosome 15, Gae_host_genome, whole genome shotgun sequence genome is shown below.
AAGGTGGATGTCTCTGTTGTCGTTGACGCTGTGGATGGTGAGGTGGATGCCTGTGTTGTCGCCATCTCTGTGGATGTTAAGGTGGATGTCTCTGTTGTCGTTGACGCTGTGGATGGTGAGGTGGATGCCTGTGTTGTCGCCATCTCTGTGAATGTTAAGGTGGATGTCTCTGTTGTCGTTGACGCTGTGGATGGCGAGGTGGATGCCTGTGTTGTCGCCATCTCTGTGGATGTTAAGGTGGATGTCTCTGTTGTCGTTGACACTGTGGATGGTGAGGTGGATGCCTGTGTTGTCGCCATCTCTGTGGATCTCTGTGGATGCTGTATGGCGAGGTGGATGCCTGTGTTGTCGCCATCTCTGTGTATGTTAAGATGGATGTCTCTGTTGTTGAAGCTGTGGATGGCGAGGTGGATGCCTGTGTTGTCGCCATCTCTGTGGATGTTAAGGTGGATGTCTCTGTTGTCGTTGACGCTGTGGATGGCGAGGTGGATGCCTGTGTTGTCGCCATCTCTGTGGATGTTAAGGTGGATGTCTCTGTTGTCGTTGACGCTGTGGATGGTGAGGTGGATGCCTGTGTTGTCGCCATCTCTGTGGATGTTAAGGTGGGTGTCTCTGTTGTCGTTGACGCTGTGGATGGTGAGATGGATGCCTGTGTTGTCGCCATCTCTGTGGATGTTAAGGTGGATGTCTCTGTTGTTGAAGCTGTGGATGGCGAGGTGGATGCCTGTGTTGTCGCCATCTCNNNNNNNNNNNNNNNNNNNNNNNNNNNNNNNNNNNNNNNNNNNNNNNNNNNNNNNNNNNNNNNNNNNNNNNNNNNNNNNNNNNNNNNNNNNNNNNNNNNNNNNNNNNNNNNNNNNNNNNNNNNNNNNNNNNNNNNNNNNNNNNNNNNNNNNNNNNNNNNNNNNNNNNNNNNNNNNNNNNNNNNNNNNNNNNNNNNNNNNNCGTTGATGCTGTGGATGGTGAGGTGGATTCCTGTGTTGTCGCCATCTCTGTGGATGTTAAGGTGGATGTCTCTGTTGTCGTTGACGCTGTGGGTGGCGAGGTGGATGCCTGTGTTGTCGCCATCTCTGTGGATGTTAAGGTGGATGTCTCTGTTGTCGTTGACGCTGTGGGTGGCGAGGTGGATGCCTGTGTTGTCGCCATCTCTGTGGATGTTAAGGTGGatgtctgtgttgttgaagCTGTAGATGGCGAGGTGGATGCCTGTGTTGTCGCCATCTCTGTGGATGTTAAGGTGGATGTCTCTGTTGTCGTTGACGCTGTGGGTGGCGAGGTGGATGCCTGTGTTGTCGCCATCTCTGTGGATGTTAAGGTGGATGTCTCTGTTGTCGTTGACGCTGTGGATGGCGAGGTGGATGCCTGTGTTGTCGCCATCTCCGTGGATGTTAAGGTGGATGTCTCTGTTGTCGTTGACGCTGTGGATTGTAAGGTGGATGCCTGTGTTGTCGCCATCTCTGTGGATGTTAAGGTGGATGTCTCTGTTGTCGTTGACCCTGTGGATGGTGAGGTGGATTCTTGTGTTGTCGCCATCTCTGTGTATGTTAAGGTGGATGCCTCTGTTGTCGTTGACGCTGTGGATGGTGAGGTGGATGCCTGTGTTGTCGCCATGTCTGTGGATGTTACGGTGGATGtctctgttgttgttgttgacgaTGTGGATGGTGAGGTGGATGCCTGTGATGTCGCCATCTCTGTGGATGTTAAGGTGGCTGtctctgttgttgttgttgacgaTGTGGATGGTGAGGTGGATGCCTGTGTTGTCGCCATCTCTGTGGATGTTAAGGTGGATGTCTCTGTTGTCGTTgataggaaagtacataccacggaatAGACGAATTATTCAGTGATTCTTTAATTCATACGTCtattgttctttttattttactcTGAATGATATTAATAAGAACTTTTATAATCACAAATGGATTATGTATGTTAAATCTGTTTTAGATGATGTTGGTTGTTCATATATTATGGTTATCGCAATGCAATGCTATTACTAGTGCTTCCATGTTGAAAACTTATATTAATACAAAGCTTACAGATCAACACTTACAATCATGGTATACTTATATTGATAACtcatccaaagcttcaaattataaattatttaacaatactgttGAATATGAGACATATATCACaattatagagagaaaacattggtgtccattattaGGCTTCAGATTATCAAACCATAATCTGCTAATTGAAACGGGGAAATGGAAGAATGTACCActacaaaatagaatatgttcattgtgtaataattacgatatcggaaggaaggaaatgttttatttaacgacatactcaacacattttatttatggttatatggcatcagacatatggttaaggaccacacagatacatagagagaggaaacccgctgtcgccacttcatgtgctactctttttgattagccgcaagggatctgttatatacaccatcacacagacaggatagtatataccacggtccgtgttacaccagtcgtggtgcactggttggaacgagaaatagcccaatagggccaccgacggggattaatcctaaaccgaccgagcatcaagcaagcgctttaccactggggtacgtcccgcccctacgtTATcggagatgaatttcattatatatttacatgtatgtttttcaagaatgaaagaaagcgttacttaccatctttctgtcagtctaaaccaaatatatataaatttgataaattattCAACTCTAAGAAAGCTGATATCCTTAGAAaagtttctatattttgtagtctaattataaataatttcaaatcctttggctgatattctgtgtattttttgtatttatgtatttattgtatttctgtacatttatgtacaccCATCTTGTAACAATTATATTGacttatgtatgaatatatatcctcatatgccgtagactacgACCTaggtgtaaataaagttcagttcagtccctAAACGACAAAAGCCGTGAATATCTACTGGTCATTAAAGTAACAGgttgtagtttttaaacactaagaaatctttttcactattatagccgtttttgataattgaaatcatactttatatatatattattgtttaaattaagcATTTATGTACAtccgtgtttctggtcatcctggtgtttttaatatcacaaaatgcattttacatattaaaaaaaaaaacccgcacatgcgtctgaaaaataacagttttagagtagagttttagtctattttaatggTATTTCGCCAAttaaacgtcacagactcttgtttcacactttatccagatgtgttacagatttgtagattaactaaacttagtgtccattttacgTGCTGAGTAtacgtggcggcagcgggttttcttttcGGCATTCTCtcgactgaactgaactgaactttaaa
Proteins encoded:
- the LOC121389835 gene encoding GATA zinc finger domain-containing protein 14-like; the protein is MYFPINDNRDIHLNIHRDGDNTGIHLTIHIVNNNNRDSHLNIHRDGDITGIHLTIHIVNNNNRDIHRNIHRHGDNTGIHLTIHSVNDNRGIHLNIHRDGDNTRIHLTIHRVNDNRDIHLNIHRDGDNTGIHLTIHSVNDNRDIHLNIHGDGDNTGIHLAIHSVNDNRDIHLNIHRDGDNTGIHLATHSVNDNRDIHLNIHRDGDNTGIHLAIYSFNNTDIHLNIHRDGDNTGIHLATHSVNDNRDIHLNIHRDGDNTGIHLATHSVNDNRDIHLNIHRDGDNTGIHLTIHNGDNTGIHLAIHSFNNRDIHLNIHRDGDNTGIHLTIHSVNDNRDTHLNIHRDGDNTGIHLTIHSVNDNRDIHLNIHRDGDNTGIHLAIHSVNDNRDIHLNIHRDGDNTGIHLAIHSFNNRDIHLNIHRDGDNTGIHLAIQHPQRSTEMATTQASTSPSTVDGDNTGIHLAIHSVNDNRDIHLNIHRDGDNTGIHLTIHSVNDNRDIHLNIHRDGDNTGIHLTIHSVNDNRDIHLNIHRDGDNTGIHLAIHSVNDNRDIHLNIHRDGDNTGIHLAIHSFNNRDIHLNIHRDGDNTGIHLTIHSVNDNRDTHLNIHRDGDNTGIHLTIHSVNDNRDIHLNIHRDGDKTGTHLTIHSINDNRDIYLNIHGDGDNTGTHLTIHSVNDNRDNRDMATTPPSTASTTTETSNLTSTDMATTQASTSPSTASTTTEAPNLTSTATTTQTSTLPSTATTTQTSTSPSTTTESCLVSTSVPGDGVDNDCDGRTDEETCCRNREPADDDDDGRVNEDCISINGTSETPCCNSSRKDLHICKVVGIFILFEKVKRGIRQTSSSVIKLWEETRIDCSQVCVKELACWGMNFDSTQSHAGHDVNNCEILVGPNGTKQRESTWEYHEVLKRTFRYS